Genomic DNA from Lutibacter sp. A80:
TATTAGTGTTTTCTTTCGTTAAAACTAAGTTTTCGTTATTTATAGAAGCAGTTTCCAATATTTTTTCAACCATAGTATGGAGTTTTTGTACCTGATAATTGGCAATGCCAATATATTTTTCCGATTTTACTTTATCGTCTAATGCATTAAAGTTTTTCATTGCTTCTAAAGCAGTTGAAATGGTTGCAATCGGTGTTTTAAACTCGTGCGTTATATTGTTTATCAAATCGTTTTTTACTTCTGCAAGTTGCTTTTGTTTGTATATTGTTTTTAGTAAATATACTAAACTTGCAATAACGCTTAAAGATAGTAAAAGTGAGAGTAATATACTAATGTATGATTTTTCTAAAAGCAGTCGTGTTTCGTTAGTAAAAAATAATTTTAAATTACTTTTATGTGGTAAAAAAGTAGATTTAGAGGTTGCGGTTAAATGTTTTTTAGGAAAATTTTCGAGTTTAAAATCTATGGTTTTTGGAGGTATACCGCCTTTAGAGTAATTTTTCTTATAATATTTGTATTTTAAACCATAGGTAACTTCAATATTATTACGTTTAAACTCTTCTACTAAATAACTATCTAATTTTTCTAAATCTAATGTATCTCTAGAAATAGAAATAAAGACTTTAGAAATTAAACTATCTATATTTTTTGGAAAATTTTTATCACTTGTAAAGAAAGGGTACTGGCCATAATCATGATTTTTTAGTAATAATGGTTTACTGCTATCTTTTTTAATTAAGTTTTGTAGCGTACTGTCAA
This window encodes:
- a CDS encoding sensor histidine kinase KdpD, with the protein product MEKQNYKYVVYFIGATILVTIAAQVYWNYKEYQTNKKNLISKVQLSLDNSVERYFANITKSGIITYASTDTLNSVNKIDTIVVKTNSRYGFKKKIDSTLQNLIKKDSSKPLLLKNHDYGQYPFFTSDKNFPKNIDSLISKVFISISRDTLDLEKLDSYLVEEFKRNNIEVTYGLKYKYYKKNYSKGGIPPKTIDFKLENFPKKHLTATSKSTFLPHKSNLKLFFTNETRLLLEKSYISILLSLLLSLSVIASLVYLLKTIYKQKQLAEVKNDLINNITHEFKTPIATISTALEAMKNFNALDDKVKSEKYIGIANYQVQKLHTMVEKILETASINNENLVLTKENTNIAELIEDVVEKFQLINTDKLISFHNNCENTTLNLDSFHFENAIGNIIDNAIKYGGDKISVTLSSKASKIIIVIKDNGNGIHKTQKDKVFEQFYRIPTGNTHNVKGFGIGLYYTKNIIEKHGGTIDIIYDKKNNTLFKIELLNA